One genomic region from Argentina anserina chromosome 2, drPotAnse1.1, whole genome shotgun sequence encodes:
- the LOC126782511 gene encoding dynamin-2A-like — translation MEAIEELLQLSDSMRQGQAILADEDVDDVSAASTRRSSTFLNVVALGNVGAGKSAVLNSLIGHPVLPTGENGATRAPISIDLQRDSSLNSKSIVLQIDNKSQQVSASALRHSLQDRLSKSSSGRGRDEIYLKLRTSTAPPLKLIDLPGLDQRSADESMLSEYAEHNDAILLVIIPASQAPEVASSKALRAVKEYDGDGTRTVGVISKIDQAASDSKALAAVQALLLNQGPSRASDIPWVALIGQSVSIASAQSGSENSLETAWRAESESLKSILTGAPQSKLGRIALVDALAQQIRSRMKVRLPNLLSGLQGKSQIVQDELVKLGASMVQSAEGTRSLALELCREFEDKFLLHITSGEGSGWKIVSSFEGNFPNRIKQLPLDRHFDINNVKRIVLEADGYQPYLISPEKGLRSLIKGVLELAKEPSRLCVDEVHRVLVDIVSAAANATPGLGRYPPFKREVVAIATGALDVFKTDAKKFVVALVDMERAFVPPQHFIRLVQRRMERQRREEDMKTRSSKKGQEAEQSITNRASSPQTGTQQSGGTLKSLKDKFSKEEKEVPEASGLKTAGPEGEITAGFLYKKSAKSNEWNKRWFVLNEKTGKLGYTKKQEERHFRGVITLEECNIEEIEEEEPAPSKSSKDKKANGPEKAPSLAFKFTTKVPYKTVLKAHSSVVLKAETVADKVEWINKISKVIQPVKGAPRGAPTEGGPTMRQSLSDGSLDTMTRRPADPEEELRWMSQEVRGYVEAVLNSLAANVPKAVVLCQVEKAKEDMLNQLYSSISGQSTARIEELLMEDGNVKRRREKYQKQSSLLSKLTRQLSIHDNRAAAASGWSNGSTENTPRISSSSGDDWRSAFDAAANGPVDRSLSRSSSNGHSRHYSDPAQNGDVSGGSNSGSRRTPNRLPPPPPGSSGGKYY, via the exons ATGGAGGCGATCGAAGAGTTGCTGCAGCTCTCCGACTCTATGCGCCAAGGTCAGGCCATCCTCGCCGACGAGGACGTCGACGATGTCTCTGCCGCCTCCACTCGCCGCTCCTCTACTTTCCTCAACGTCGTCGCTCTCGGCAATGTT GGTGCAGGTAAATCAGCTGTTCTAAACAGCTTAATTGGACATCCTGTTTTG CCAACTGGTGAGAATGGTGCTACTCGAGCTCCAATCAGCATTGATTTACAGAGGGACAGTTCATTGAACAGCAAATCCATAGTATTGCAGATTGACAATAAATCCCAGCAAGTTTCTGCAA GTGCTTTACGGCATTCTCTGCAAGATAGACTGAGTAAGAGTTCCTCAGGCAGAGGCCGAGATGAAATTTACTTGAAACTGCGGACAAGTACCG CCCCTCCTCTCAAATTGATTGATTTACCCGGGCTTGATCAACGGAGTGCGGATGAGTCTATG CTGAGTGAATATGCGGAGCACAATGATGCAATTTTGCTGGTTATAATACCTGCATCACAAGCACCTGAAGTTGCTTCCTCTAAAGCCCTCAGAGCTGTCAAGGAATATGATGGAGATG GTACAAGAACCGTTGGAGTAATTAGTAAGATAGACCAAGCCGCTTCAGATTCGAAAGCACTTGCTGCAGTCCAAGCTCTGCTCTTAAATCAGGGTCCATCAAGAGCATCTGATATTCCATGGGTTGCTCTGATAGGTCAATCAGTTTCGATAGCTTCAGCGCAGTCTGGTTCTGAGAATTCTTTGGAAACTGCTTGGAGGGCTGAAAGTGAAAGTCTTAAGTCCATTCTGACTGGGGCTCCTCAAAGTAAGCTAGGTAGAATAGCACTAGTGGATGCTTTGGCCCAGCAAATTCGCAGTCGCATGAAAGTCCGGCTTCCAAACCTCCTTTCTGG GTTACAAGGGAAGTCCCAAATAGTTCAGGATGAGTTGGTAAAGCTTGGTGCCTCCATGGTACAGAGTGCTGAAGGTACTAGATCTCTTGCTTTGGAGCTTTGTCGTGAATTTGAGGATAAGTTTCTCCTTCACATTACATCTGGTGAG GGTTCTGGTTGGAAAATTGTTTCAAGTTTCGAAGGAAATTTTCCCAACAGAATAAAGCAACTTCCATTGGATCGACATTTTGATATCAACAATGTTAAGAGG ATTGTGTTGGAAGCAGATGGTTATCAGCCTTATCTCATATCTCCTGAAAAAGGTTTGAGGTCATTAATTAAAGGTGTCCTAGAGCTTGCAAAGGAACCATCACGCCTTTGTGTTGATGAG GTGCACCGTGTTCTGGTAGATATAGTATCTGCGGCTGCAAATGCTACTCCAGGTCTTGGAAGATACCCTCCTTTCAAGAGGGAG GTCGTGGCCATTGCGACTGGTGCATTAGATGTGTTCAAGACCGATGCAAAGAAATTTGTGGTTGCACTAGTTGATATGGAGCGTGCTTTTGTGCCTCCTCAACATTTTATTCGCTTGGTACAGAGGAG GATGGAGAGGCAGCGTAGAGAGGAAGATATGAAAACTCGATCCTCAAAGAAAGGTCAAGAGGCAGAGCAATCAATAACGAACAGA GCAAGTAGTCCTCAAACAGGGACTCAACAATCAGGTGGAACCCTGAAATCATTGAAGGATAAATTTAGCAAGGAGGAGAAAGAAGTCCCTGAAGCATCTGGTTTGAAGACCGCAGGTCCTGAAGGGGAAATAACAGCAG GATTTTTATACAAAAAGAGCGCCAAAAGTAATGAGTGGAACAAGCGATGGTTTGTTCTGAATGAGAAGACTGGAAAG CTTGGTTACACCAAAAAACAAGAGGAAAGACATTTTCGCGGTGTCATCACCCTTGAG GAATGTAATATTGAAgagattgaagaagaagaacctgCCCCATCAAAAAGTTCGAAGGATAAGAAAGCAAATGGGCCAGAAAAAGCGCCTAGTCTTGCATTTAAGTTTACTACCAAGGTTCCGTACAAAACTGTTCTGAAAG CACATAGTTCTGTTGTGTTGAAAGCTGAGACTGTAGCAGACAAGGTTGAGTGGATAAATAAGATTTCTAAGGTTATCCAACCTGTTAAAGGAGCACCAAGGGGTGCACCTACTGAGGGTGGTCCCACAATGCGACAGAGTCTTTCTGACGGTTCCCTT GATACTATGACTCGAAGACCTGCTGACCCGGAAGAAGAACTCCGGTGGATGTCCCAAGAAGTTAGGGGTTACGTTGAAGCCGTTTTGAATAGTTTGGCTGCTAATGTTCCTAAG GCAGTTGTTCTTTGCCAAGTCGAAAAGGCCaaggaagacatgttgaatcaGTTATATAGCTCTATCAG CGGTCAAAGCACAGCAAGGATTGAAGAATTGCTTATGGAGGATGGTAATGTAAAGCGACGAAGAGAAAAATACCAGAAACAGTCGTCTCTCCTCTCCAAGCTAACACGCCAACTCAGCATTCATGACAACCGAGCGGCTGCTGCCTCTGGCTGGTCCAATGGTTCAACTG AAAATACCCCAAGAATTAGCAGCTCATCAGGTGATGACTGGAGATCTGCATTTGATGCCGCTGCCAATGGTCCAGTTGACCGTTCATTATCTAGATCTTCATCCAATGGCCATAGTCGACACTATAGCGATCCAGCCCAAAATGGTGATGTTAGTGGCGGTTCAAACTCTGGAAGCCGACGTACTCCTAATCGGTTGCCACCTCCACCACCTGGGTCATCAGGAGGCAAATACTATTAG